Proteins encoded in a region of the Thermocaproicibacter melissae genome:
- a CDS encoding IS256 family transposase codes for MTQGKNNTDLTELLLKCMAEPDPMLSMLEWLCAQLMEAEVSGLVGAEKNAHNPSRSDYRCGYRPRRLDTRVGTMYLMVPKLRSHGYIPFFVTERKRSEAALVQVIQEAFVQGVSTRKMEKLAHSLGIENLSRSQVSEMTKGLNEQVQEFRNRSLTDTRYPVIWTDALYEKVRMDGRVVSMAVMVVCGVNEQGHRDILAVEPMLDESKESYSQLFQSLLDRGLKTPLLVVSDANKGLIAAIRESFPGASWQRCKVHFMRNILAHIPQKEKESFAVQLKEIWLAPSVQLARQRAKQLSEQYGKRFPKAIELLEDGLEDSLAFYAFPELDARKISSTNMLERLNKEIRRRTNVVGIFPNKDSYLRLVTTYLMEYAEDWSVSRAYLNPKSIQTLLLSAA; via the coding sequence ATGACTCAAGGAAAGAATAACACAGATCTTACGGAATTGCTACTGAAATGTATGGCGGAGCCCGACCCGATGCTCAGTATGCTGGAATGGCTCTGCGCTCAACTGATGGAGGCGGAGGTTTCCGGCCTTGTGGGGGCGGAAAAGAATGCGCACAATCCGTCTCGAAGTGACTACCGCTGCGGATATCGTCCCCGGAGGCTGGATACTCGCGTAGGGACGATGTATCTCATGGTGCCAAAGCTGCGCAGCCATGGATATATCCCGTTCTTTGTCACTGAACGCAAACGCAGCGAGGCGGCGCTGGTACAGGTTATTCAGGAGGCATTCGTGCAGGGCGTGTCCACACGGAAGATGGAAAAGTTGGCTCACAGTCTGGGGATAGAGAACCTCTCCCGCAGTCAGGTCAGTGAGATGACAAAAGGGCTCAATGAACAGGTACAGGAATTTCGCAACCGTTCTCTGACGGATACTCGTTATCCTGTCATTTGGACGGATGCCCTGTACGAAAAAGTCCGTATGGATGGCCGTGTCGTCAGCATGGCGGTGATGGTTGTCTGCGGCGTCAACGAGCAAGGGCACAGGGACATTCTCGCCGTGGAGCCGATGCTGGACGAATCCAAAGAGAGCTATTCCCAGTTGTTTCAAAGTCTTTTGGATCGCGGCTTGAAAACACCGCTGCTGGTGGTTTCCGATGCGAACAAAGGGCTGATTGCCGCCATCCGAGAAAGTTTTCCCGGCGCATCCTGGCAACGCTGCAAAGTGCATTTCATGCGAAATATTCTGGCCCATATACCGCAGAAAGAAAAAGAATCCTTTGCGGTCCAACTGAAAGAAATCTGGCTGGCGCCTTCCGTCCAATTAGCGCGACAGCGCGCAAAACAGTTGTCGGAGCAATATGGGAAGCGGTTTCCCAAAGCAATCGAGCTTCTGGAAGACGGGCTGGAGGACTCACTGGCTTTCTATGCATTCCCCGAGCTTGATGCCCGTAAAATCTCATCGACCAATATGCTGGAACGGCTGAACAAGGAAATCCGGCGCAGAACCAACGTCGTCGGGATATTCCCAAACAAAGATTCCTATCTGCGGTTGGTTACAACATATCTCATGGAATACGCTGAAGACTGGTCCGTTTCCAGAGCATATTTGAATCCCAAATCGATTCAGACACTTCTGCTAAGCGCAGCTTAA
- the gtfA gene encoding sucrose phosphorylase, which yields MTIRNQIMLITYPDSMGKNLKELSEILNEHFRDIIGGLHILPFFPSSADRGFAPITYDIVDPAFGDWDDIKALSNRYYLMFDFMINHISRQSLFFQDFLEKKEQSNYKDMFIRYRDFWPGGEPTQKDIDLIYKRKPRAPYTYAKFGDGTSEKIWCTFDEEQIDLAVNAKVTRDFIRNTMQNMAEKGASIIRLDAFAYAVKKRGTNCFFVEPETFELLNFCRSVVKEHGAEILPEIHEHFSIQMKLAEKDYWVYDFALPMLMLHALYTGKNKNLLNWLRICPRKQFTTLDTHDGIGVVDVKGLMTQEEIDQTTEFLFSKGANVKRVYNTMAYNNLDVYQLNCTYYSALGNNDDAYLLARAIQFFAPGIPQVYYVGLLAGKNDIELLEKTKVGRNINRHYYSKEEIEKEIERPVLKKMYAIMRFRNQYPAFGGDISVDDVDSENELRIRWTKGKYLAQLHADLKTFRFEITYTSEDGTLKKLSLG from the coding sequence ATGACTATCAGAAATCAAATCATGCTTATTACGTATCCTGACAGTATGGGGAAAAACCTGAAGGAACTGTCTGAGATTCTGAATGAGCATTTCCGTGATATCATTGGCGGGTTGCATATCCTCCCGTTTTTTCCATCTTCGGCGGACCGTGGTTTTGCTCCCATAACCTACGATATCGTCGATCCCGCTTTCGGTGACTGGGACGATATCAAGGCTCTTTCAAACCGGTATTACCTGATGTTTGACTTTATGATTAACCATATTTCAAGGCAATCGCTGTTTTTTCAGGATTTTCTTGAAAAAAAAGAACAGTCGAACTACAAGGACATGTTCATCCGGTACCGTGATTTCTGGCCCGGCGGTGAGCCGACGCAGAAAGATATTGACCTCATTTATAAACGGAAACCGCGCGCACCGTATACATATGCCAAATTTGGTGACGGAACATCCGAGAAAATATGGTGCACATTTGACGAAGAACAGATTGACCTTGCTGTAAACGCAAAAGTAACACGTGATTTTATACGAAATACCATGCAAAATATGGCTGAAAAAGGAGCGTCAATCATCCGGCTAGATGCTTTTGCGTATGCAGTGAAAAAAAGAGGAACAAACTGCTTCTTTGTTGAGCCTGAGACATTTGAATTACTCAATTTTTGCCGCAGTGTTGTGAAAGAACATGGGGCTGAAATTTTGCCGGAAATCCACGAACATTTCTCCATTCAGATGAAATTGGCAGAAAAAGATTATTGGGTCTATGACTTTGCTCTGCCGATGCTGATGCTGCATGCCCTCTACACCGGAAAAAACAAAAATTTACTTAACTGGCTCAGAATCTGCCCCAGAAAACAGTTCACAACACTCGATACACATGATGGCATCGGCGTTGTAGACGTCAAAGGACTTATGACGCAGGAAGAAATCGACCAAACTACTGAGTTTTTATTTTCAAAAGGTGCAAATGTCAAAAGAGTGTATAATACGATGGCGTATAACAACCTTGACGTTTACCAGTTAAACTGCACCTATTACTCAGCTCTCGGAAACAATGACGATGCCTATTTACTTGCACGGGCAATTCAATTCTTTGCACCAGGTATTCCGCAGGTTTATTATGTAGGCCTCCTTGCCGGCAAAAACGACATCGAACTGCTTGAAAAAACGAAGGTCGGTCGGAATATTAACCGCCATTATTATTCAAAAGAGGAAATCGAGAAGGAAATCGAAAGACCTGTGCTGAAAAAGATGTACGCGATTATGCGCTTCCGCAATCAGTATCCGGCGTTTGGAGGCGACATTTCCGTCGACGATGTGGATTCAGAAAATGAATTAAGAATCCGTTGGACGAAGGGAAAATATCTCGCGCAGTTGCATGCGGATCTGAAAACTTTCCGGTTTGAGATTACTTACACTAGTGAAGATGGTACTCTGAAAAAGCTCTCTCTAGGTTGA